A stretch of Synechococcus sp. MIT S9220 DNA encodes these proteins:
- a CDS encoding glutamate decarboxylase, giving the protein METSRSGLDLDTTLGHRLHQRNQRETVLPRHQLAEHGLHADLAYQLIHDHLMLDGNAMLNLATFVGTWMEPEALHLMRECAEKNMIDKDEYPQTAELENRCLKMLARLWNAPDPEAAVGTSTTGSSEACMLGGMVLRWHWRQRRTAQGLDDRRPNLVMGTNTQICWDKFCAYFDVEARMVPISREHLQMTAAGAAAACDENTIGVVGVLGSTFDGSYEPIEAIQKELDQLQERTGLDIPIHVDGASGAFVAPFNSPDLLWDFRLPRVKSINTSGHKYGGVLPGVGWVLWRDQADLPEELRFNVNYLGGQMPTIGMNFSRPGAQVVAQYFNFIHLGHEGYSQRMACLEETASYVADSIAAMPPLKLLSHPRGQLPVFAVTLDDSLDTWTVFQLSERLRARGWQVPAYTMPAACEDLAVLRLVIRAGFTRDMADLLLKDLQNAVDWFQQLSTPMPDPNPEHRPFHH; this is encoded by the coding sequence ATGGAGACTTCTCGCTCTGGCCTAGACCTCGACACCACCCTTGGCCACCGCCTCCATCAGCGCAATCAGCGAGAAACTGTATTGCCTAGACACCAATTAGCGGAGCATGGCTTGCACGCTGATCTGGCATATCAGCTCATCCACGACCATTTGATGCTGGATGGCAATGCCATGCTCAATTTGGCCACATTTGTCGGGACCTGGATGGAGCCTGAAGCGCTGCATCTGATGCGCGAATGTGCCGAGAAAAACATGATCGATAAAGACGAATATCCCCAGACCGCCGAACTTGAAAACCGCTGCCTAAAAATGCTGGCGCGTCTTTGGAATGCACCGGATCCTGAAGCTGCCGTTGGCACATCCACCACGGGCTCCAGCGAAGCTTGCATGCTTGGAGGCATGGTGTTGCGCTGGCATTGGCGTCAACGCCGAACCGCCCAAGGCCTGGATGATCGACGACCAAATCTGGTCATGGGTACCAACACCCAGATCTGTTGGGACAAGTTCTGCGCCTACTTCGATGTTGAAGCACGCATGGTGCCGATTTCGCGTGAACACCTGCAAATGACAGCCGCAGGAGCTGCAGCGGCATGCGATGAAAACACGATTGGCGTTGTTGGTGTGTTGGGAAGCACCTTTGACGGAAGCTATGAGCCGATTGAGGCCATCCAGAAGGAGCTCGATCAGCTGCAAGAACGCACTGGCCTTGACATTCCCATCCACGTCGATGGTGCCTCTGGGGCCTTTGTGGCGCCCTTCAATTCACCTGACTTGCTCTGGGATTTCCGCCTGCCCCGTGTGAAGTCAATCAACACCAGCGGCCATAAATATGGAGGTGTTCTGCCTGGAGTGGGATGGGTGCTGTGGCGCGACCAGGCCGACCTCCCCGAGGAGCTTCGCTTCAACGTCAATTACCTGGGTGGCCAGATGCCAACCATTGGCATGAACTTTTCACGTCCAGGAGCCCAGGTGGTGGCGCAGTATTTCAACTTCATCCATTTGGGTCATGAGGGCTACTCCCAGCGCATGGCCTGTCTTGAGGAAACGGCTTCTTATGTCGCTGACTCAATTGCAGCGATGCCACCGCTCAAGTTATTAAGCCACCCACGAGGGCAGTTGCCAGTGTTTGCAGTCACCCTCGACGATTCGTTGGACACCTGGACGGTGTTCCAGCTTTCTGAGCGCTTACGAGCTCGTGGCTGGCAGGTTCCCGCATACACCATGCCGGCGGCCTGTGAGGATTTAGCAGTGCTGCGCTTGGTCATCCGGGCTGGTTTCACACGTGACATGGCGGATCTGTTGCTGAAAGATCTGCAAAACGCCGTGGATTGGTTCCAACAGCTGAGCACCCCGATGCCTGATCCCAACCCCGAACACAGGCCTTTTCACCACTGA
- the grxD gene encoding Grx4 family monothiol glutaredoxin has translation MDSQTQSRIESLIQSSPIFVFMKGTKLMPQCGFSNNVVQILNALGVSFETFDVLSDPEVRQGIKEYSDWPTIPQVYVKGEFMGGSDILIEMYNENTLKEKLEIALAS, from the coding sequence ATGGACAGCCAGACCCAATCCCGCATCGAGAGCCTGATCCAGTCGAGCCCGATCTTTGTGTTCATGAAGGGCACCAAGCTGATGCCTCAGTGCGGCTTCTCCAACAATGTTGTGCAGATCCTCAATGCACTTGGCGTGAGTTTTGAGACATTTGACGTGCTCTCTGACCCTGAGGTCCGCCAGGGAATCAAGGAATACTCCGATTGGCCCACCATTCCTCAGGTGTATGTCAAAGGCGAATTCATGGGTGGATCCGACATCCTCATCGAGATGTACAACGAAAACACTTTGAAGGAAAAGCTGGAGATCGCTTTAGCCAGCTGA
- a CDS encoding DUF6761 family protein: MTSLQHPEAIRHFQALCDACQELTTRYHGPSELRLYADGYLHALRRTGDLDPRELSKLETLIERWILDPSSFIGPDGDVSALYRHPNQY, encoded by the coding sequence ATGACATCTCTTCAGCACCCGGAGGCCATTCGCCACTTCCAGGCGCTCTGTGATGCCTGCCAGGAACTGACAACGCGTTATCACGGCCCGTCTGAGTTGCGTCTCTATGCCGATGGCTATCTGCATGCTCTGCGCAGAACCGGTGATCTCGATCCAAGGGAACTGTCCAAGCTTGAGACACTGATTGAACGCTGGATCCTGGATCCTTCCAGTTTCATCGGTCCTGACGGGGATGTGAGCGCTCTCTACAGGCATCCGAATCAGTATTGA
- a CDS encoding response regulator transcription factor, translated as MTSSSRDLLAHGTGQAPVQQLTVPAIPSREPARILVVEPHPTLRTVLVQRLRQDGHLTAAVSSSQEAIELCQEQSPDLLVSAELLEQSSALRLGQQLRCPVIVLTARSGAEPVVGLLDDGADDVLRKPFGLEEMAARCRTLLKRGRSGLQERVAVGPLEVHLLLRQVTLREQPVELSPREFALLCALLMPPGMVRSRQELLRMAWPPFSGGPRSVDTQVLTLRRKLEQAGLGEGGGITTVRQQGYRFSLDNLPE; from the coding sequence GTGACCTCCTCCTCCCGCGATCTCCTCGCCCATGGAACCGGTCAGGCTCCTGTGCAGCAACTCACTGTTCCCGCGATTCCGTCTCGAGAACCCGCTCGGATTCTCGTTGTAGAACCTCATCCAACACTGCGGACCGTCCTTGTTCAGCGTCTGCGCCAGGACGGCCATCTCACTGCTGCAGTGTCGTCGTCGCAGGAAGCCATTGAGCTCTGTCAGGAGCAGTCTCCTGATCTGTTGGTCAGTGCTGAGCTGCTGGAACAAAGTTCTGCACTGAGACTTGGCCAGCAATTGCGCTGTCCAGTGATTGTGTTGACAGCCCGCAGCGGCGCTGAACCCGTAGTGGGATTGCTTGATGACGGCGCGGATGACGTGCTGCGCAAACCCTTTGGCCTTGAAGAAATGGCCGCTCGCTGTCGCACTCTGCTTAAGCGGGGTCGCAGCGGCCTGCAGGAACGCGTTGCCGTTGGTCCCCTTGAGGTCCATCTACTGCTGCGTCAGGTGACCCTGAGAGAGCAACCGGTTGAACTCAGTCCGCGCGAATTCGCCCTGCTGTGCGCATTACTGATGCCACCTGGAATGGTGCGCAGCCGTCAAGAGCTTCTGAGAATGGCCTGGCCTCCGTTCAGTGGTGGGCCACGCTCAGTGGATACCCAGGTCTTGACGCTCCGCCGCAAGCTTGAACAGGCAGGTCTAGGCGAAGGTGGCGGCATCACCACCGTTCGTCAGCAGGGATATCGCTTCAGCCTGGATAACCTGCCGGAATAA
- a CDS encoding alpha/beta fold hydrolase — MGINRHSLEAVRTVSVDGGCIELRCYQPHAVDAADRIPLLITHGGPGGSSVGLYDALHPLADQRSTIFYDQLGSFASPADLLPEQMTLKRFATEPRCILDQLGIARAHVFGHSWGGAVMTQFCLNHPDRVAALLLSSPLLSTQRWIADCNQLINNIQRELGESVDLESEFERRHFCRSDQASDQEAVRCERQRGNNKLYQQMWGPSEFQHQGRLSDLDLFPSFQNVSKPTLLICGEYDTATPQTLEDARSRLGDRARLEVLKDAGHKTYIDRNQTFIAVVNDFLDQLDESAG, encoded by the coding sequence ATGGGCATCAATCGTCATTCACTTGAGGCTGTAAGAACGGTCTCGGTCGACGGAGGCTGCATTGAGCTGCGTTGTTACCAACCTCACGCTGTGGACGCTGCTGATCGGATTCCTTTATTGATCACGCACGGAGGTCCAGGTGGTTCCAGCGTTGGTCTCTATGACGCTCTGCATCCCCTGGCTGATCAACGATCAACGATCTTCTACGACCAGCTTGGCTCGTTTGCATCACCTGCCGATCTGCTGCCGGAGCAGATGACACTGAAGCGCTTTGCGACGGAACCCCGTTGCATTCTCGATCAGTTGGGCATCGCCCGTGCCCATGTCTTTGGACATTCATGGGGTGGCGCAGTCATGACGCAGTTCTGCCTAAATCACCCAGATCGAGTGGCAGCCCTGTTGCTCTCGTCTCCTCTGCTGTCGACACAGCGGTGGATTGCCGATTGCAATCAGCTGATCAACAACATTCAAAGAGAGTTGGGCGAGTCGGTTGATTTGGAGAGCGAATTCGAACGCCGACACTTCTGTCGTTCCGATCAAGCATCAGATCAAGAAGCAGTGCGTTGTGAGCGTCAGAGGGGCAACAACAAGCTTTATCAACAGATGTGGGGACCGAGTGAGTTCCAGCATCAGGGACGACTCAGTGACCTTGACTTGTTCCCAAGCTTTCAGAATGTCTCGAAGCCAACGCTGCTGATCTGCGGGGAATACGACACGGCCACACCACAGACCCTGGAGGATGCAAGATCAAGGCTTGGTGATCGCGCCCGATTGGAAGTGCTGAAGGATGCAGGTCACAAGACCTATATCGATCGCAATCAGACGTTCATTGCAGTGGTGAATGATTTCTTAGATCAGTTGGATGAGTCAGCTGGCTAA
- the crtH gene encoding carotenoid isomerase has product MAVSSNPDWDVIVIGSGIGGLVTASQLAAKGAKTIVLEQYRIPGGSGGSFQRKGYTFDVGASMIFGFGEHGHTNLLTRALADVGQRCETVPDPVQLEYHLPDGLTMAVDRDYEGFIARMSARFPHEAGGIRAFYDTCWQVFRCLDAMPLLSLEDPAYLAKVFFRAPLACLGLARWLPFNVGDVARKHIQDQDLLRLIDMECFCWSVMPADRTPMINAGMVFSDRHAGGINYPKGGVGTIAEKLVAGLEAHGGTIRYRARVEKVLIEQGRAVGVELSDGEELRGKRIVSNATRWDTFAGEGSPDSTLVTKDHTPSAESTWRRRYQPSSSFLSVHLGVKADVVPEGFHCHHLLLEDWNELEAEQGVIFVSIPTLLDPSLAPEGRHIVHTFTMSDIQHWDDLKPKDYRAKKQHDASRLIERLEFILPGLSQAIELQEVGTPRTHRRFLGRMGGSYGPIPAGRLPGLLPMPFNRTGLNGLYCVGDSCFPGQGLNAVAFSGYACSHRIGADLGLNPWALPQ; this is encoded by the coding sequence GTGGCCGTGAGCTCAAACCCAGACTGGGATGTGATTGTGATCGGTTCCGGCATTGGAGGGCTGGTGACCGCATCTCAGCTGGCTGCCAAAGGCGCCAAAACCATTGTGCTTGAGCAGTATCGGATTCCTGGTGGTTCTGGTGGCAGCTTTCAACGCAAGGGTTACACCTTTGACGTGGGTGCCTCGATGATCTTTGGCTTTGGCGAGCATGGGCACACCAATCTGCTCACAAGAGCCCTTGCCGATGTGGGGCAGCGCTGTGAAACGGTGCCTGACCCGGTGCAGCTTGAGTATCACCTGCCCGATGGTCTGACCATGGCAGTGGATCGAGATTACGAGGGCTTCATCGCTCGTATGAGCGCCAGATTTCCCCATGAGGCAGGGGGGATCAGGGCCTTTTACGACACCTGCTGGCAGGTCTTTCGCTGTCTCGATGCCATGCCGCTTCTCTCTCTTGAAGATCCGGCCTACCTGGCAAAAGTTTTCTTTAGAGCCCCACTCGCCTGTCTGGGACTCGCACGCTGGCTTCCCTTCAATGTGGGCGATGTGGCGCGCAAACACATCCAGGATCAGGACTTGCTGCGTCTGATCGATATGGAATGTTTCTGCTGGTCGGTGATGCCAGCTGATCGGACACCGATGATCAATGCAGGTATGGTTTTCTCCGACCGCCATGCCGGTGGCATCAATTACCCGAAGGGTGGTGTCGGGACAATCGCCGAGAAGCTGGTGGCAGGGCTTGAAGCCCACGGCGGAACGATCCGCTACAGAGCTCGTGTTGAAAAGGTGCTCATCGAGCAAGGTCGTGCCGTTGGTGTGGAGCTTTCCGATGGCGAAGAGCTGAGGGGCAAGCGCATTGTGAGTAATGCCACCCGCTGGGACACCTTCGCTGGTGAAGGTTCACCCGACAGCACTCTGGTTACGAAAGACCACACCCCTTCCGCCGAATCCACTTGGCGTCGTCGCTATCAACCATCAAGTTCGTTTCTGTCGGTTCACCTCGGGGTGAAGGCTGATGTTGTCCCTGAGGGCTTCCACTGTCATCACCTGCTCTTGGAGGACTGGAATGAGCTTGAAGCCGAGCAGGGAGTGATCTTTGTGTCGATTCCAACGTTGCTGGATCCATCCCTGGCCCCTGAGGGGAGACACATCGTGCATACCTTCACCATGAGTGATATCCAGCACTGGGACGATCTCAAGCCCAAGGACTACAGAGCTAAAAAGCAGCACGACGCCTCTCGGCTGATTGAGCGACTGGAGTTCATCCTTCCGGGTTTGTCGCAGGCCATCGAACTGCAAGAGGTGGGTACCCCCCGAACCCATCGCCGATTCCTTGGCCGGATGGGTGGTTCCTATGGGCCGATCCCGGCAGGTCGACTGCCTGGTCTGCTGCCCATGCCGTTCAACCGAACAGGATTGAACGGTCTGTATTGCGTGGGCGACTCCTGTTTTCCTGGCCAGGGTCTGAATGCCGTGGCATTCAGTGGCTACGCCTGCAGTCATCGCATCGGAGCTGATCTCGGTCTCAACCCTTGGGCCCTACCCCAGTGA
- a CDS encoding MarC family protein, protein MNISSFQHYLIGLLAIGNNISALGAFLLHTQGMPRAKVKRLILMSSLACFITLVLFMLVGTWILDFFGISVSAFQIAGGLLLGGVGLEMMNSRTPVPTDTAAQSLTPPRPDPSDAQFYSAAVVPIGIPLTIGAGTLSAVVLFAETAYRSGTALNLLGAIVILVLVNTAIFRFSSRIMAWLGEVGLTIFIKLMGLFTLAIGVEFLTKGLGAIYLNLRNAAMSSLG, encoded by the coding sequence ATGAACATCAGCTCGTTTCAGCACTATCTGATTGGTTTGCTGGCCATCGGCAACAACATTTCGGCGCTGGGAGCCTTTCTGCTTCACACCCAGGGCATGCCTCGCGCCAAGGTGAAACGCCTCATTCTGATGAGCAGTTTGGCCTGCTTCATCACCCTGGTGTTGTTCATGCTGGTGGGTACGTGGATCCTCGATTTTTTTGGGATCTCAGTCAGTGCCTTTCAGATAGCCGGTGGGCTTCTGCTGGGAGGAGTTGGCCTGGAGATGATGAATTCGCGTACGCCAGTGCCCACTGACACTGCAGCACAAAGTCTTACTCCGCCTCGGCCAGATCCCAGCGATGCACAGTTTTATTCCGCGGCGGTGGTGCCGATCGGTATTCCGCTCACCATTGGTGCTGGAACGCTGTCGGCGGTGGTGCTGTTTGCCGAAACGGCCTACCGCAGTGGCACCGCGCTCAACCTGCTGGGCGCGATTGTGATCCTGGTGCTGGTGAACACCGCCATCTTCCGCTTCAGCAGCCGGATCATGGCTTGGCTCGGCGAGGTGGGGCTGACGATCTTCATCAAGCTGATGGGCCTGTTCACCCTGGCCATTGGCGTGGAGTTTCTCACCAAGGGTCTTGGGGCGATCTACCTCAACCTTCGCAATGCTGCGATGTCTTCACTGGGGTAG